A region from the Anaerolineales bacterium genome encodes:
- a CDS encoding glutamate mutase L yields MNTGVEAETMLAIDVGSVNTRASLFDVVDGRFRLVATGRAATTAAAPLLDISEGVRQAIDQIQSVTGRPLVDESENLIMPASSSGAGVDMFVATASAGPKVRAVLVGMMPGVSMQSLRRLADASYVEIVGEVLLTDRRREEERIDLIRSARPDLVLMAGGTDRGAGQSVLRIAESIGLALGMSQDEDRPQVVFAGNRLLGQAITEVFGPGVPVLHAPNIRPSLEVEDLSPARQRVSEAIAELRSSRINGLEELRQWSGGHMLLTADGFGRVLRYLGHIYDPRRGVLGVDVGASHVTLAASFGGSLHMTVRTDLGLGASLPGLLRHADLEDIQRWLPVEMPLGRVRDYIYNKSLRPGTVPAEKDELHLEFALARELLRVALVLGRPSWPKAVNRTGFLPPMERIVASGGVLSRTPRPGYAALALLDALQPTGVVTMVLDPYNLAPSLGAAMSTLPMASVQVLESGSFVSLGTVVSPVGRAKVGRPILHLRLERDDGEVTEGVIRYGQLTVVPMGPSLHGRLMLRPERGFDVGFGGPGKAGTLRVFGSSLGLVVDARGRPLPLPRDPERRRDLNHKWLWDIGAVE; encoded by the coding sequence ATGAACACGGGCGTTGAAGCCGAGACCATGCTGGCGATCGACGTGGGCAGCGTGAACACCCGCGCCAGCTTGTTCGACGTCGTCGATGGACGCTTCCGCCTGGTCGCCACAGGACGGGCGGCGACGACGGCGGCGGCTCCGCTGCTCGACATCAGCGAGGGCGTGCGGCAGGCGATTGACCAGATCCAGTCAGTCACTGGGCGCCCGCTGGTCGACGAGAGTGAAAACCTAATCATGCCGGCCAGCAGCAGCGGGGCAGGGGTCGACATGTTTGTGGCCACAGCCTCGGCCGGCCCCAAGGTTCGGGCGGTCTTGGTCGGGATGATGCCCGGCGTTTCGATGCAGAGCCTGCGCCGCCTAGCTGACGCTTCGTATGTTGAAATCGTGGGCGAAGTCCTGCTGACCGATCGCCGCCGCGAGGAAGAGCGGATCGATTTGATCCGCAGCGCCCGGCCGGATCTGGTGCTGATGGCCGGGGGAACCGACCGCGGGGCGGGGCAGAGCGTGCTGCGCATTGCCGAGTCGATCGGGCTGGCCCTTGGCATGAGCCAAGACGAGGATCGGCCGCAGGTGGTCTTCGCCGGCAACCGCCTGCTCGGCCAGGCCATCACCGAGGTCTTCGGCCCAGGGGTTCCGGTCTTGCATGCGCCGAACATCCGTCCGAGCTTGGAGGTCGAGGACCTGTCGCCGGCCCGGCAGCGTGTCTCCGAGGCCATTGCCGAACTGCGCTCTTCCCGCATCAATGGTCTCGAGGAACTGCGGCAGTGGTCGGGAGGCCACATGCTGCTGACCGCCGATGGATTCGGGCGAGTGCTGCGCTACCTGGGGCACATCTACGACCCGCGACGGGGTGTCCTCGGCGTCGATGTCGGAGCCAGTCACGTCACGCTGGCTGCCTCCTTTGGTGGTTCGTTGCACATGACCGTGCGGACTGACCTCGGGTTGGGGGCCTCGCTGCCCGGCCTGCTGCGGCATGCCGATCTGGAGGACATCCAGCGCTGGCTGCCGGTGGAAATGCCGCTGGGCCGGGTGCGGGATTATATCTACAACAAGAGCCTGCGCCCGGGGACAGTGCCGGCCGAGAAGGATGAGCTGCACCTCGAGTTTGCCTTGGCCCGCGAGCTTCTGCGGGTGGCCCTTGTTCTCGGGCGGCCCTCCTGGCCGAAGGCGGTCAACCGAACCGGTTTCCTGCCGCCGATGGAGCGGATTGTCGCCAGCGGCGGGGTGCTGTCGCGTACCCCCCGGCCAGGCTATGCCGCTCTTGCGCTGCTGGACGCCCTGCAGCCGACCGGCGTCGTCACGATGGTCCTCGACCCCTACAACCTGGCGCCCAGTCTGGGGGCTGCCATGAGCACCCTGCCGATGGCCAGCGTCCAGGTGCTAGAGTCCGGGAGCTTCGTCAGCCTGGGAACGGTGGTCTCCCCGGTCGGCCGGGCAAAAGTCGGACGGCCAATCCTGCATCTGCGTTTGGAGCGGGACGATGGCGAGGTCACCGAGGGGGTGATTCGCTACGGCCAGCTGACGGTTGTGCCGATGGGGCCCTCCCTGCACGGGCGTTTGATGCTCCGCCCGGAACGGGGCTTCGATGTCGGCTTCGGCGGCCCGGGCAAAGCCGGAACGCTGCGGGTATTTGGCAGCTCACTCGGGCTCGTTGTCGATGCTCGCGGCCGGCCACTGCCGTTGCCCCGCGATCCGGAACGGCGGCGGGATCTAAATCACAAGTGGCTGTGGGACATAGGGGCGGTGGAATGA
- a CDS encoding zinc ribbon domain-containing protein, whose translation MADLRCPNCGHLNAPDTVACDECGFRLSPEAVPPGEVPGWLASIRRETEGEAPQAPPPQPSTDWLSQLRGADASWQKGPPAGDPPSWVQEAGLTDGTSADARETPGSQPAGSEADGVPDWLARIRELQAEQASGSDLPLGVPDLPESSASHLQEPESRPLPPLQLPDLEDTDSGVFYPPGSPRAGRPTLGLREAGPPSSGVSPADSGQARGASGEGQTPNWLGQLEAEATGSSPSGRGMPHVPALMRAEDLSGPQLPGDDFSAEALSLPEWLGQLGSEAAAEAAVEGKPDLAPATLPAWLEAMRPVDAFRSSVEIGPEEEQVVEAAGPLAGLRGVLLAEPVVAIPRTASAAPAMLEVTERQYAQAELMHRLVEEEQREVSPAGPRRRRVPIVRWLVAGVLLAAAALPTVLGIPTFPLPATVPLELDPLVNLIAAAPVNRPSLVVFDYEPGNAAEMQAVAEPMFDQMMQQGMAITALSTRAAGAMMADQMLTTIGVNYGYSSGQGYVNLGYLPGGSTGIQLWCQNPLAVPVSGYALPTAPDGTQLKSPWQVPMLAGVDELADFGMVTVISANAESARSWIEQATPWLGATPLVVVITTGADPVIRPYYEAPNPQVDGMLSGLPAALSYSMRVGRPGAAFGLWNAFGLTSWAAAVLMVLGSVPAFVAWVETLRKARAPQR comes from the coding sequence TTGGCCGATCTTCGCTGCCCCAACTGCGGACATCTCAACGCTCCGGACACAGTCGCCTGTGACGAGTGCGGCTTCCGGCTCTCGCCCGAGGCTGTGCCGCCGGGCGAGGTGCCGGGTTGGCTCGCAAGCATCCGGCGGGAGACGGAGGGCGAGGCTCCGCAGGCCCCGCCCCCACAGCCGAGCACCGATTGGCTCTCACAACTCCGCGGCGCCGATGCCTCCTGGCAGAAAGGACCCCCAGCCGGGGATCCGCCGAGCTGGGTGCAGGAGGCGGGTCTGACCGACGGGACCTCGGCTGACGCCCGAGAAACCCCCGGCAGCCAGCCGGCGGGGAGCGAGGCCGATGGCGTCCCGGATTGGCTGGCGCGGATTCGTGAGCTCCAGGCGGAGCAGGCCTCGGGGAGCGATCTGCCGCTTGGCGTTCCCGATCTCCCGGAGTCTTCAGCCTCTCACCTGCAGGAGCCGGAGTCTCGACCGCTGCCGCCTCTGCAACTGCCGGACCTTGAGGACACGGACAGCGGGGTGTTCTACCCGCCGGGGAGCCCGAGGGCCGGCCGCCCGACGCTGGGGCTGCGGGAAGCAGGCCCGCCGTCCAGCGGAGTCTCCCCCGCTGACAGCGGACAGGCCCGCGGGGCATCGGGGGAGGGCCAGACTCCCAACTGGTTGGGCCAGCTGGAGGCGGAGGCAACCGGTTCGTCCCCGAGTGGGAGGGGAATGCCGCACGTTCCTGCCTTGATGAGGGCCGAGGACCTTTCCGGCCCCCAGCTGCCCGGAGACGACTTCTCGGCCGAGGCCCTCTCCCTGCCGGAGTGGCTTGGCCAACTGGGGTCGGAAGCGGCGGCTGAGGCGGCCGTCGAAGGCAAGCCGGACCTGGCGCCGGCCACGCTGCCTGCATGGCTCGAAGCCATGCGTCCCGTGGATGCGTTCCGCTCCTCGGTCGAAATCGGCCCGGAGGAAGAACAGGTCGTCGAGGCGGCTGGCCCGCTGGCCGGTCTGCGCGGCGTGCTTCTGGCGGAGCCGGTGGTCGCGATCCCGCGCACGGCAAGCGCGGCCCCGGCGATGCTCGAGGTCACCGAGCGTCAGTACGCCCAGGCCGAACTGATGCACCGCCTGGTGGAAGAAGAGCAGCGGGAGGTGTCCCCAGCCGGGCCGCGCCGCCGCCGGGTGCCGATCGTGCGCTGGCTGGTGGCCGGGGTCCTGCTGGCGGCAGCCGCCCTGCCGACCGTGCTGGGAATCCCGACCTTCCCGCTGCCGGCGACCGTCCCGCTTGAGCTCGATCCACTGGTCAACCTGATTGCGGCTGCTCCGGTCAACCGGCCATCGCTGGTGGTGTTCGATTATGAGCCGGGGAATGCCGCGGAGATGCAGGCGGTTGCTGAGCCGATGTTCGATCAGATGATGCAGCAGGGGATGGCGATCACGGCCCTCTCGACGCGGGCTGCGGGTGCCATGATGGCCGATCAGATGCTGACGACGATCGGCGTCAACTACGGGTACAGCAGCGGACAAGGCTACGTCAATCTAGGGTACCTGCCTGGGGGATCCACCGGCATCCAGCTGTGGTGCCAGAACCCGTTGGCAGTGCCTGTCAGCGGCTACGCTCTGCCCACCGCGCCGGACGGGACGCAACTGAAGTCGCCGTGGCAGGTGCCGATGCTGGCCGGCGTCGATGAACTGGCAGACTTCGGGATGGTGACGGTGATCAGCGCCAACGCCGAGAGCGCCCGCAGCTGGATCGAGCAAGCCACGCCTTGGCTGGGTGCCACACCGCTGGTGGTCGTCATCACAACCGGCGCCGATCCGGTGATCCGGCCGTACTATGAAGCCCCGAACCCGCAGGTAGATGGCATGCTGTCCGGCCTGCCGGCCGCCCTTTCCTATTCGATGCGCGTCGGCCGGCCTGGGGCCGCATTTGGCCTGTGGAATGCCTTCGGCTTGACCTCCTGGGCGGCGGCTGTGTTGATGGTCCTGGGCAGCGTTCCGGCCTTTGTCGCCTGGGTCGAAACCTTGCGCAAGGCGCGAGCTCCCCAGCGATGA